A genomic segment from Alkalibacter saccharofermentans DSM 14828 encodes:
- a CDS encoding ROK family protein has protein sequence MDKNNLRKEAAGFLKQHKMWADELDFEHESSLFAKDMEDGLNVGEKSTLKMIPGYIDPSANVETNKAVIAVDAGGTNFRRALVTFTNKGPIISKFKKYPMPGVDKEVEVDEFFEIIARYLNSIADKSENIGFCFSYPAEIMPDREGKIISLTKEVKVKNATGVEIGKELKNKLSGGSSKSVAVLNDATATLLSGKAMAEDKNYDDFIGLILGTGMNTCYVEKNINVKKSEILSGTEGYTLINLESGGYGNIKRGTADIKLDEKTINPGEQLMEKMLSGAYMGQLVLETIKLAASEGMLSEDLSDEICDLEKLSSVDSADLLDDPEGRRNLIGKAIRRHGTKEDGWLIEAIVDGLYERSAKYLAVNINGILVKTGKGTAPEKPVCLVIDGSAFYGSKKFMEKFDRYLDFMKESFGRHVERIKVEDASLMGSAIAGLLR, from the coding sequence ATGGACAAAAATAATCTTAGAAAAGAAGCTGCAGGCTTTTTGAAGCAACATAAAATGTGGGCAGATGAGTTGGACTTTGAACATGAAAGCAGTCTGTTCGCAAAGGATATGGAAGATGGATTAAACGTTGGAGAAAAATCTACTTTAAAGATGATACCTGGTTATATAGATCCATCGGCAAATGTTGAAACCAACAAAGCAGTTATTGCGGTAGATGCGGGAGGAACTAACTTCAGAAGGGCTTTGGTGACGTTTACGAACAAAGGGCCAATAATAAGCAAATTTAAGAAATATCCCATGCCTGGGGTCGATAAAGAGGTAGAAGTAGATGAATTTTTTGAGATTATTGCCAGATATTTAAACTCAATAGCTGACAAAAGCGAAAATATAGGTTTTTGCTTTTCATACCCTGCAGAGATCATGCCTGACAGAGAGGGTAAGATAATATCCCTTACCAAGGAAGTAAAGGTTAAAAATGCCACGGGAGTGGAGATAGGAAAAGAGCTTAAAAATAAGCTGTCTGGTGGTAGCTCTAAAAGCGTGGCGGTGTTAAATGATGCGACTGCTACTCTATTAAGCGGCAAAGCCATGGCAGAAGATAAAAATTATGACGACTTCATTGGCCTGATACTTGGCACTGGGATGAACACCTGCTATGTTGAAAAAAATATAAATGTAAAAAAAAGCGAGATTCTCAGCGGTACAGAGGGATATACTCTAATCAACCTTGAGTCTGGCGGCTACGGAAATATCAAAAGGGGAACGGCGGATATAAAGCTGGATGAAAAGACTATAAATCCTGGGGAACAGCTGATGGAAAAGATGCTTTCGGGAGCGTATATGGGACAACTCGTTCTTGAAACGATTAAACTGGCCGCGTCTGAAGGGATGCTTTCAGAGGACCTTTCTGATGAAATTTGCGATTTGGAAAAGCTGTCTTCAGTTGATTCAGCAGACTTGCTTGATGATCCGGAGGGCAGAAGAAATCTGATCGGCAAGGCGATTAGAAGGCACGGAACGAAAGAAGATGGCTGGCTGATTGAAGCAATAGTAGACGGTTTGTACGAAAGGTCTGCAAAGTACTTGGCAGTGAACATAAACGGCATACTTGTAAAAACGGGAAAGGGCACGGCACCTGAAAAACCGGTTTGCCTGGTAATTGACGGATCTGCTTTCTACGGTTCAAAGAAATTCATGGAAAAATTCGACAGATACCTGGATTTTATGAAAGAAAGCTTTGGGAGGCATGTGGAAAGGATAAAGGTCGAGGATGCAAGCCTTATGGGAAGCGCGATAGCGGGGCTGTTAAGATAA
- a CDS encoding ABC transporter ATP-binding protein, whose protein sequence is MSIILKNVMKTYKSGEVETHALKGVSLEIKEGEFIVILGPSGSGKSTLLNVISGLDTPTSGVIMYKDTELTKLSEDKLTEFRRNHLGFVFQQYNLLQNLTALENVQMGSDIGKAPLDPEDILAKVGLKDQMHKYPYQLSGGEQQRVSVARSVAKNPEILFCDEPTGSLDEETSKQVLRVIEDLNRDLKTTMVVITHNPGIGAMADRVIKMNSGKIEEIIENKDKISAGQIQWG, encoded by the coding sequence ATGTCTATAATTCTAAAAAACGTTATGAAAACCTATAAATCCGGAGAAGTAGAAACTCACGCTTTAAAAGGCGTAAGCCTGGAAATCAAGGAGGGGGAATTCATCGTCATTCTAGGCCCCAGCGGCAGCGGAAAGAGCACCCTGCTAAACGTGATAAGCGGGCTGGACACCCCAACGTCCGGGGTAATAATGTATAAGGACACGGAGCTTACAAAGCTTTCGGAAGACAAGCTTACAGAGTTCAGGCGAAACCATTTGGGTTTTGTGTTTCAGCAGTACAATCTGCTTCAAAATCTTACCGCCTTGGAAAATGTCCAGATGGGATCAGATATTGGAAAGGCTCCGTTAGATCCTGAAGACATCCTTGCAAAGGTGGGCCTTAAGGATCAGATGCACAAGTACCCATACCAGCTTTCGGGAGGAGAACAGCAAAGGGTCTCGGTAGCTAGGAGCGTAGCTAAAAATCCAGAGATCCTCTTTTGCGATGAGCCCACAGGGTCCTTGGACGAAGAGACTTCTAAGCAGGTCCTTAGAGTCATAGAAGACCTCAACAGGGATCTTAAGACCACCATGGTAGTCATCACCCATAATCCGGGGATAGGTGCCATGGCTGACAGAGTTATTAAAATGAATTCAGGGAAAATCGAAGAGATAATCGAAAACAAGGATAAAATATCAGCAGGTCAAATTCAGTGGGGGTAG
- a CDS encoding ABC transporter permease, producing the protein MLIKNMMKTIKKKRLQLMAIGMIVLLSSFLYSTMSYAINGLEEPTERYLEEYGQEDFSVEMLSVLTLEEAQNLYSHESVPGGIYTLSAVKNYDPEIFYELMKNRIDSFLRIYPQVELELREFKEFYFRWQGTNTRVLAIKDGVDLNRSKMEQGVKPSSDNEIAITRVYAEKNDIEIGDDIDIDGKTFLVTGYVLFPDYTFPMLDDSFIIDNGKQTLALFTDEAFESISGSLGMRLAGRISDGMDSVEFREKISERISDHEELNFALGAVLTENQLRSGAIFDELRGGKVFTLGLSIMIASIAIVIAAIIIFKILNAERGQIGLLKAIGYRRRNIALPYLILVGIIALPMLIAGYFAGVLAAVPMKNMYLEFYLLPANPINQEASVFLTAVFVPMIFFTGLSGIVIFKMLSTKPLDLLYLHREKKVNRLTKITSSLLKGSKGKTKFKYLYAVRNTGKFAIFFFGIALSTLLILFSFMMDGLIERMALESYESVAYEYEAYIDPSEMPPDIIEGQERFLTYPDAFLEGNSLIASGLESDNELYNLYNSRGENITSLLEEGGIVTKSASLKFGVDEGDVVDLRLGSRNVSLEIKAVSEDYSSDKIYMERGYLSHIITEGETRDLFTGIYALERPSSEEYSAILEKRAIMEQAELMQDFMKYAVYIMVGSSALIALVILFVLTTMTVEDNYYNISLLKVMGYNKKEVNSMVLDSYLVYTVISFIASIPIALISLNWMVEFFAKGYGMVIPFEFRLVHAVLGFVIIMAIFFAGTFAGKRKINRIALQEVLKAYGE; encoded by the coding sequence ATGCTAATAAAAAATATGATGAAGACCATTAAAAAAAAGAGACTGCAGCTCATGGCAATCGGCATGATAGTTTTGCTGAGCTCTTTTTTGTATTCGACCATGTCCTATGCGATAAACGGATTGGAAGAACCCACAGAAAGGTATCTTGAGGAGTATGGTCAAGAGGATTTTTCAGTTGAGATGTTGTCGGTCTTGACGCTGGAAGAAGCTCAAAACCTTTATTCACACGAATCGGTTCCCGGTGGCATATACACATTATCCGCCGTAAAGAACTATGATCCTGAGATATTCTATGAACTCATGAAAAACCGCATCGATTCTTTTTTAAGGATTTATCCCCAGGTTGAATTGGAGCTAAGGGAATTTAAGGAATTCTACTTCAGGTGGCAAGGGACAAATACGAGAGTTCTTGCAATCAAGGACGGAGTGGATCTGAACAGATCGAAGATGGAACAGGGGGTAAAGCCATCATCGGATAACGAGATAGCCATAACCAGGGTGTACGCAGAAAAAAACGACATCGAAATAGGGGATGATATCGATATTGATGGAAAGACTTTTCTAGTCACCGGATATGTACTTTTCCCAGATTATACATTTCCAATGCTTGACGATTCTTTTATCATAGACAACGGAAAGCAGACGCTTGCACTTTTTACAGACGAAGCTTTTGAGTCGATTTCAGGTTCGTTGGGCATGAGGCTCGCAGGCAGAATATCCGATGGAATGGACAGCGTGGAATTTCGAGAAAAGATATCAGAAAGGATATCAGACCATGAAGAGCTGAATTTCGCCCTTGGCGCCGTGCTGACAGAAAATCAGCTCAGAAGCGGCGCGATATTTGACGAATTGCGCGGGGGAAAAGTATTTACTCTGGGATTGAGCATAATGATAGCTTCAATTGCCATAGTCATAGCGGCAATAATAATATTCAAGATCTTAAATGCAGAAAGAGGTCAGATAGGGCTATTGAAGGCGATTGGGTACAGGAGAAGAAACATTGCTTTGCCTTATCTTATCCTCGTGGGGATAATCGCCCTCCCGATGCTCATCGCCGGATATTTCGCAGGGGTTTTGGCAGCGGTGCCTATGAAGAATATGTACCTTGAGTTTTATCTTCTTCCTGCAAATCCAATAAATCAGGAAGCGTCGGTATTTTTAACTGCAGTTTTCGTGCCTATGATATTTTTCACAGGCCTTTCCGGTATCGTAATATTTAAAATGCTATCTACTAAGCCCCTTGATCTTCTATACCTGCATAGGGAAAAGAAGGTAAACCGTTTGACAAAAATCACGAGCAGCCTGCTTAAAGGCTCCAAGGGAAAGACAAAATTCAAATACCTATATGCTGTAAGAAATACAGGGAAGTTCGCAATATTTTTCTTTGGCATCGCACTGTCCACCCTGCTGATACTTTTTAGCTTCATGATGGACGGCTTGATAGAAAGGATGGCATTGGAAAGCTACGAATCCGTTGCCTATGAATACGAAGCATATATAGATCCTTCTGAGATGCCACCGGATATAATAGAAGGGCAGGAGCGTTTTTTAACTTATCCCGATGCATTCTTGGAAGGGAATTCACTGATAGCATCCGGCCTTGAATCGGACAACGAGCTGTACAACCTTTATAACAGTAGGGGAGAAAACATCACATCCCTCCTAGAGGAAGGAGGGATAGTTACTAAGAGCGCGAGCCTGAAATTCGGGGTGGACGAAGGAGACGTAGTAGATTTAAGGCTTGGCTCAAGGAACGTCAGCCTAGAGATCAAGGCAGTTTCTGAGGATTACAGTTCAGACAAGATATATATGGAAAGAGGCTATTTAAGCCACATTATCACCGAAGGTGAGACGAGAGATCTTTTCACAGGAATATATGCTCTAGAGAGACCTTCTTCTGAAGAATATTCCGCCATATTGGAGAAAAGAGCTATCATGGAGCAAGCTGAATTGATGCAAGATTTCATGAAGTATGCAGTTTATATAATGGTAGGTTCTTCCGCATTGATCGCATTGGTGATACTTTTTGTCCTCACTACAATGACCGTAGAGGATAATTATTACAACATATCCCTTTTGAAGGTAATGGGATACAATAAAAAAGAGGTAAATTCCATGGTCCTCGACAGCTACCTGGTATACACAGTGATTTCTTTTATCGCAAGCATTCCCATTGCCCTGATTTCGTTGAACTGGATGGTGGAATTCTTCGCAAAAGGCTATGGGATGGTCATACCATTTGAATTCAGATTAGTTCATGCTGTTTTGGGATTTGTGATCATCATGGCAATATTTTTTGCAGGGACTTTTGCAGGAAAGAGAAAGATAAACAGGATTGCCCTTCAGGAGGTACTCAAAGCATATGGAGAGTAG
- a CDS encoding ABC transporter permease translates to MLEFIKYPYLIIKENFVETGRTIEMSIKDLQKKYSGAAFGLFWSLFKPMLFIFVYWFAIDIGIRGGSPVGNHPFILWLISGIVPWFFISEALTYGGTAIRQNKHLVTKMVYPVATIPTFRVLSLFYVHLAMTVIAIAIFAASGYYPTVYYLQLIYYNVALLFFMVVLSWTTSALVVISRDFEHFLKSITQMIFWLTPIIWNLSNVRGPIKYLLMANPIYYFIKGYRDTFLGGEWFFENMTYTGYFWFVMLILVFLGAFVFNKLKNEFSDIL, encoded by the coding sequence ATGTTGGAGTTTATAAAATATCCCTATCTTATCATCAAGGAAAACTTTGTTGAAACGGGTAGAACAATTGAAATGTCTATTAAGGATTTACAAAAAAAATATAGTGGAGCGGCATTTGGACTCTTCTGGTCTCTTTTTAAGCCAATGCTTTTTATTTTTGTGTATTGGTTTGCCATTGACATAGGTATACGGGGAGGCAGCCCGGTGGGAAATCACCCTTTCATTCTATGGCTGATATCCGGCATAGTGCCTTGGTTTTTCATTTCAGAGGCTCTTACCTACGGCGGAACGGCAATAAGACAGAACAAACACCTGGTAACAAAAATGGTGTATCCTGTAGCAACGATACCGACCTTTAGGGTACTGTCTTTGTTTTATGTTCATCTGGCAATGACCGTCATTGCAATAGCAATATTTGCCGCTTCCGGATATTATCCTACAGTATACTATCTGCAGTTGATCTATTACAATGTGGCGCTGTTGTTTTTCATGGTCGTCTTGTCCTGGACTACATCTGCCTTGGTCGTAATAAGTAGAGACTTCGAGCATTTTTTAAAGTCGATAACCCAGATGATATTTTGGCTTACGCCGATCATTTGGAATTTATCCAATGTCAGGGGGCCGATCAAGTACCTGTTAATGGCAAATCCCATATACTATTTTATAAAAGGATATCGGGATACGTTTCTGGGAGGGGAATGGTTTTTTGAGAACATGACATATACAGGCTATTTCTGGTTTGTGATGTTGATATTGGTTTTTTTAGGAGCTTTCGTTTTCAACAAGCTGAAAAATGAATTTTCCGATATTCTGTAA
- a CDS encoding ABC transporter ATP-binding protein: MEHSIRINNLTKIYKIYKKPWHRIKNIFFKKTKYKKFYALKNISIDIPKGEAIGVLGKNGAGKSTLLKLITGVATPSSGTLKTEGKISALLELTSGFDNELTGIENIYLKALTMGMQKKDMDKQLQRIIDFADIGDHIYQPVRTYSSGMKARLGFAISVNVDPDILIVDEALSVGDDVFKLKCIERMEEFKAQGKTILFVSHSLFTVKSFCNKCMWIKDGELVDYGDTGEIVHKYEVFLKEERAKQKKEMTEEARNNNKNVQILSKKEVLETKNFKFFNSKGEETNIFDYEEDIGYSFDYIVKKPMKGLKWCFTIRDAEYGEIYGSDKRSENHLINNDMDLKHTLKAKLRNIKLLPGKYHLSGELWDESGAFYVSYSNKKPFEIREEGFKGTGYFYIDHEYEN; the protein is encoded by the coding sequence ATGGAGCACAGCATAAGAATAAATAACCTTACAAAAATATATAAGATTTATAAAAAGCCTTGGCATAGAATCAAAAATATTTTTTTCAAAAAAACAAAATATAAAAAGTTCTATGCCTTGAAAAACATAAGTATCGATATACCTAAAGGCGAAGCCATCGGGGTTTTAGGTAAAAACGGAGCCGGTAAATCGACCCTTCTTAAGCTCATAACAGGCGTGGCCACTCCTTCTTCAGGCACTCTTAAGACTGAAGGAAAGATATCTGCACTGCTGGAACTGACTTCAGGTTTTGACAATGAACTAACAGGCATCGAAAATATATACCTTAAAGCCCTCACCATGGGGATGCAGAAGAAGGATATGGATAAGCAGCTGCAAAGGATCATTGATTTTGCGGATATAGGAGACCACATATACCAGCCAGTAAGGACGTATTCAAGCGGAATGAAGGCTAGGCTGGGGTTTGCGATTTCTGTAAATGTAGATCCGGATATATTGATAGTTGACGAAGCTTTGTCGGTAGGGGATGATGTTTTCAAGCTTAAGTGCATCGAAAGAATGGAAGAATTCAAGGCCCAGGGCAAAACCATACTATTTGTAAGCCATTCTCTATTTACGGTTAAATCATTTTGCAACAAGTGCATGTGGATAAAAGACGGTGAGCTTGTAGATTATGGAGATACCGGCGAGATCGTGCATAAGTATGAAGTTTTCCTTAAGGAAGAACGGGCAAAACAGAAAAAGGAAATGACAGAAGAGGCTAGGAACAACAATAAGAACGTACAGATATTAAGCAAGAAAGAAGTCTTGGAGACAAAGAACTTCAAATTTTTCAACTCAAAAGGTGAAGAGACAAATATCTTTGATTACGAAGAGGATATAGGGTATTCATTTGACTATATAGTCAAAAAGCCCATGAAGGGGCTGAAATGGTGCTTTACCATTCGGGATGCAGAGTACGGCGAAATATACGGAAGCGACAAAAGGTCTGAAAATCATCTGATCAATAATGACATGGACCTTAAGCATACCTTAAAAGCCAAGCTAAGAAACATTAAGCTATTGCCTGGGAAATATCACCTCTCCGGAGAGCTGTGGGATGAATCGGGAGCATTTTATGTTAGTTATTCAAATAAAAAGCCATTTGAGATAAGAGAAGAAGGGTTTAAAGGCACCGGTTACTTCTATATCGATCATGAATATGAAAATTAA
- a CDS encoding glycosyltransferase: MKTTKKIVKKLFNKNYMLKPRYTTYMKKHKLDPNIILYQSYQGKSMTGNPYAVFKELLSDKSMTHVWALDNDMNINPEYGHLDNVKFVTIHSKDYLRYLTTAKYLINNTSFPYYFQKMEGQIYINTWHGTPLKTLGLDIKDTHPTAHANIQRNLLQTDYLVMPNSFTAEKLLDSHHCNGIFGGKVLDTGYPRVDLTLSYPSDKMKNILGVEKSKKIILYAPTWRGQVGRESDTSQKLLEDVNYLKDNIPSEYCVLLKAHYFTYDYFKKNNLEHLCVPDGIDTNELLSAIDVLITDYSSIFFDFIPTGRPVLYYAEDFEEYERTRGFYIDTKTLPGPICSTLEQLAESISSLSQIKEDYREKYNAFLETYCSKDDGQATRRFIDIIFHDKNSDYVKKVVNHKTKILMHCGSFENNGITVSAISLLNSIDFEKYDVTVTTTGKMTGAKERNLNKLDKRVKVIHRIGTLNKTIWEGFKHFAVREFPISPDSFLPADLYKRELKRIIGDTVFDVGIDFGGYNILWSLLIANGSFNKKIIYQHNDMLMEYQKIINGKQRHKKNLKIIFSIYKKYDVAASVSKSALEANAENLKEYFLDFGTKLVYVNNAINYEHILNMKDQAEFATYKGKPCLVLPRDNATNLIEGIVLDPQETKFINIGRLSPEKGQDKLISAFAELCSEYDNLKLYIVGEGVLEKALKDQAKRLKVSDRVVFTGQLSNAFALLNLCDCFVLSSNYEGQGLVLLEALVLNKPTISTDVTGAHSVLEGGYGLLVDNTAEALREGMERFIKGEKLSNKTFDYKSYNIEALDMFYSMLE; this comes from the coding sequence ATGAAAACAACCAAAAAAATAGTTAAAAAATTATTTAATAAAAACTACATGCTAAAACCTCGTTATACGACTTATATGAAAAAGCACAAGCTCGATCCTAACATCATCCTCTATCAATCATACCAGGGTAAAAGCATGACCGGAAATCCCTATGCTGTCTTTAAGGAACTATTGTCTGATAAAAGCATGACTCACGTTTGGGCTTTGGACAACGACATGAACATAAACCCTGAATACGGGCATCTAGACAATGTGAAATTCGTCACTATACATAGCAAAGATTATCTCCGGTACCTTACCACCGCAAAGTACTTGATAAACAACACGAGTTTTCCTTATTATTTCCAAAAAATGGAGGGCCAAATCTATATCAACACATGGCATGGCACTCCTTTAAAGACTCTCGGACTGGATATCAAGGACACTCACCCAACGGCGCATGCAAACATACAAAGAAACTTGTTGCAGACAGACTACCTGGTAATGCCAAACAGCTTCACCGCAGAAAAGCTGTTGGATTCTCATCATTGCAATGGCATCTTTGGCGGAAAAGTCCTCGATACCGGTTACCCTAGGGTAGACTTGACTTTAAGCTACCCCTCAGATAAGATGAAAAATATTTTAGGAGTTGAAAAATCAAAAAAAATCATCCTATATGCTCCAACCTGGCGGGGACAAGTGGGAAGAGAATCAGATACCAGCCAAAAGCTGTTGGAGGATGTGAATTATTTAAAAGACAATATCCCTAGTGAATACTGTGTCCTTCTCAAGGCACATTATTTCACTTACGATTATTTCAAAAAAAACAACTTAGAGCACCTATGTGTCCCAGACGGCATTGATACCAACGAGCTCCTTTCGGCTATCGACGTGCTCATAACTGATTATTCAAGCATATTCTTTGATTTTATACCTACGGGAAGACCGGTTTTGTACTACGCTGAAGATTTTGAAGAGTATGAAAGAACACGGGGCTTTTATATAGATACCAAAACATTGCCCGGACCAATTTGCAGCACCCTAGAGCAACTGGCCGAATCCATAAGCTCTTTAAGTCAAATCAAGGAAGACTATAGAGAAAAATATAATGCTTTTCTTGAAACCTACTGCTCAAAAGATGACGGACAAGCAACTCGACGTTTTATTGACATCATTTTTCACGACAAAAATTCCGACTATGTTAAAAAAGTGGTAAATCACAAGACTAAAATTTTGATGCACTGCGGTTCCTTTGAAAACAATGGAATCACAGTTTCTGCCATCAGTTTGCTAAACTCTATAGATTTCGAAAAATACGACGTTACGGTTACGACAACGGGAAAAATGACTGGCGCAAAAGAGAGAAATCTCAACAAGCTGGATAAAAGGGTTAAGGTAATCCACAGGATCGGAACTTTGAACAAGACCATTTGGGAGGGTTTCAAGCACTTTGCCGTCAGGGAATTCCCTATAAGTCCTGATTCTTTCTTACCGGCAGACCTGTATAAAAGAGAGCTCAAGAGAATTATCGGGGATACGGTCTTTGATGTTGGCATCGATTTTGGAGGATATAACATCTTATGGTCTCTGCTTATTGCAAACGGATCTTTTAATAAAAAAATCATCTACCAGCACAACGACATGTTGATGGAATATCAAAAAATAATCAATGGCAAACAGAGACATAAGAAAAATTTAAAGATAATATTCTCAATATACAAAAAATACGATGTCGCAGCATCTGTTTCAAAGTCTGCATTGGAAGCGAATGCTGAAAACCTCAAGGAATACTTTTTAGATTTTGGCACCAAATTAGTTTATGTCAATAATGCCATCAACTATGAGCATATCCTAAACATGAAAGATCAGGCTGAATTTGCGACCTATAAGGGCAAACCTTGCCTGGTGTTGCCAAGAGACAACGCCACCAACCTCATTGAAGGCATCGTGTTGGATCCCCAGGAGACAAAATTTATAAACATCGGAAGGCTCTCCCCTGAAAAAGGCCAAGACAAGCTGATTTCAGCCTTTGCAGAGCTTTGCAGTGAATATGACAATCTAAAGCTGTATATAGTAGGCGAAGGAGTCTTGGAGAAAGCTCTTAAAGATCAAGCAAAAAGATTAAAGGTATCAGACAGAGTCGTCTTTACCGGACAGTTAAGCAACGCTTTTGCACTTCTTAACCTCTGTGACTGCTTTGTTCTCTCATCAAACTACGAAGGACAAGGCCTGGTACTGCTTGAAGCCCTTGTTCTGAACAAACCTACCATCAGCACCGATGTTACGGGAGCACACAGCGTTTTGGAAGGCGGCTACGGTCTGCTGGTGGATAACACAGCTGAAGCTCTTCGTGAAGGGATGGAAAGATTCATAAAGGGAGAAAAACTCTCTAACAAAACATTTGACTATAAATCTTACAATATAGAAGCGCTAGATATGTTTTACAGCATGCTTGAGTAA
- the hxlB gene encoding 6-phospho-3-hexuloisomerase gives MNKMMTICNEIQKISRGVDETQVLETAKKILEAKRIFLAGQGRSGLMIKGFAMRLMHLGLQAYVVGESTTPSMGEGDLLLIGSGSGETGGLVTMANKAKSTRGDVCLVTTNPNSTIAKLSSAVIEIKAQGKGEEAKNITVQPMGSLFEQALLVLLDSLVLYLMDLSGQDNQSMYKRHANLE, from the coding sequence ATGAACAAAATGATGACGATCTGCAACGAGATTCAAAAGATTTCAAGAGGAGTGGATGAAACTCAAGTTTTGGAGACAGCAAAAAAAATCTTGGAGGCCAAGAGGATTTTTCTTGCAGGTCAGGGAAGAAGCGGGCTTATGATCAAAGGCTTTGCAATGAGATTGATGCACCTCGGCCTTCAAGCCTATGTAGTAGGAGAAAGCACTACGCCATCAATGGGTGAAGGGGATCTTCTTCTGATCGGTTCAGGTTCAGGAGAGACAGGAGGCCTCGTAACTATGGCAAATAAAGCTAAGAGCACAAGAGGAGATGTGTGTCTTGTTACGACCAACCCAAACTCCACCATAGCAAAGCTAAGCAGCGCAGTCATAGAGATAAAGGCTCAGGGAAAAGGTGAAGAGGCAAAGAACATAACTGTTCAGCCTATGGGCTCGCTGTTCGAGCAGGCGCTGTTGGTCCTTTTAGACAGCTTGGTTTTATATCTCATGGACCTTAGTGGACAAGACAATCAAAGCATGTACAAAAGACATGCAAATTTGGAGTAG
- a CDS encoding aminopeptidase encodes MDERIKLLAKNLVEYSCEVHKGEKVLIQVSGESAKPLARQLVKEIHSKEALPFVSILDSSINRELLMHASEEQLEAMKEAELFQMKQMDAYIGIRASENVSEMSDVPSEKMMLSSKMLRPVTDYRVNHTKWVVLRYPNNSMAQLAGESLESFEDFYFKVCNLDYDKMSKAMDSLVDFMNRTDKVRITGPGTDLEFSIKGIPAVKCDGKLNIPDGEVYAAPVKDSVRGVLSYNAPSQYQGFTYENVRFVFEEGKIVEATANDTTRINEVLDTDEGARYIGEFAIGVNPYILKPMNDILFDEKIMGSFHFTPGMCYEDAPNGNVSAVHWDLVCIQTEAFGGGEIYFDDVLIRKNGLFVHEDLKSLNPENLI; translated from the coding sequence ATGGATGAAAGAATTAAATTGCTTGCCAAAAATCTAGTGGAGTATTCATGTGAAGTTCATAAAGGAGAAAAGGTCTTGATCCAAGTAAGCGGGGAAAGCGCCAAGCCCTTGGCAAGGCAGCTGGTAAAGGAGATCCACTCAAAGGAGGCACTTCCCTTTGTATCTATCCTGGACAGCTCCATAAACAGGGAGCTTTTAATGCACGCCTCGGAAGAACAGCTGGAGGCCATGAAGGAAGCAGAACTTTTTCAGATGAAGCAGATGGATGCATATATTGGAATAAGGGCATCGGAAAACGTCAGCGAAATGAGCGACGTTCCTTCTGAGAAGATGATGCTATCGAGCAAGATGTTAAGGCCGGTGACAGACTACAGGGTCAACCACACCAAATGGGTGGTATTGAGGTATCCCAACAACTCCATGGCGCAGCTGGCAGGAGAAAGCCTTGAGTCCTTTGAGGACTTTTACTTCAAGGTATGCAACCTGGATTACGACAAGATGTCAAAAGCGATGGACAGCCTTGTAGATTTCATGAATAGGACGGACAAGGTTCGCATAACTGGACCCGGGACGGACCTTGAGTTTTCAATCAAAGGGATACCTGCCGTCAAATGCGATGGCAAGCTTAACATTCCCGACGGAGAAGTATATGCTGCCCCGGTAAAGGATTCCGTAAGAGGGGTATTGTCATATAATGCTCCTTCTCAATATCAGGGTTTCACATACGAAAATGTCAGATTCGTTTTTGAAGAGGGAAAGATAGTGGAGGCAACGGCAAACGATACGACAAGGATAAATGAGGTGCTGGATACAGACGAGGGAGCAAGGTATATCGGAGAATTCGCCATAGGGGTGAATCCGTACATCTTAAAGCCTATGAACGACATATTGTTTGACGAAAAAATAATGGGAAGCTTTCATTTTACTCCGGGAATGTGCTACGAGGATGCTCCCAACGGAAATGTATCGGCAGTCCATTGGGACCTGGTGTGTATCCAGACTGAAGCCTTTGGCGGGGGCGAGATTTACTTTGACGATGTTCTGATAAGAAAAAACGGACTCTTCGTTCATGAAGACCTGAAAAGCCTTAATCCAGAAAATCTAATTTGA